A window from Dehalobacter sp. DCA encodes these proteins:
- a CDS encoding HD domain-containing phosphohydrolase — protein MDRSIVINLIYNITILLTLAFISSAFQNIKRINNTLYKMILGFFIGASGLLIMSAAFRLDSGVIFDARSILLSVSGMFFGALPTLIAGIIMIAYRVIIGGPGMYMGVAVILTTSVMGVLWHKFRFQKILHRKYPYIIEFLIFGLIVHIDMLLCMLFLPEGLFQITLHDIFLPVIILYPIGTYLLCIIFLSQFERNRLLKKLMDSEEKYRKIAENTSDVIWTADLDLNLTYLSPSVERLFGRNSADYINISLEDKYPIDDLNKLRSILREELEKETEETCDKYRSRIIEVKHYHASGSLLWISMHVSFMRDEQEQICGVTGIMRDITERKQKEEEIFRLAYYDHLTGLYNRRFYEEELQRMDVKRNLPFTVVMGDVNGLKLINDSFGHHVGDELLKKVAEMIKKSCRADDIIARFGGDEFGILLPHTSAPEADGIIERIQVLSLNEKINGLDISISFGHETKEKNTENINDIIKKAEDNMYRNKLFESTSMRSKTIDFIMNALYEKNNREMLHSKRVSKLCKEIALLLKLGKEAVEQVALAGLVHDIGKIGIDEKILNSPDKLNDDEWNEMKKHSEIGYRILSSANEFSDIARFVLEHQEKWDGSGYPKGLVGKEISFEARIISIADAYDAMTGERTYGKVFTRQEALEEIERCACIHFDPDIVDIFVTKMRNEANDVC, from the coding sequence ATGGATAGAAGCATTGTAATTAATTTGATTTATAACATAACAATTCTATTGACTTTGGCTTTTATTTCTTCTGCATTCCAAAATATAAAGCGAATAAACAATACTTTATATAAAATGATACTTGGATTTTTTATAGGCGCATCCGGATTGTTGATTATGTCGGCGGCATTTAGGTTGGACAGTGGCGTTATCTTTGATGCAAGATCCATTCTTCTAAGTGTTTCGGGTATGTTCTTTGGCGCACTGCCGACATTGATTGCCGGTATTATCATGATTGCTTATCGAGTCATCATCGGTGGACCAGGCATGTACATGGGGGTTGCGGTGATTCTTACGACATCGGTAATGGGTGTCCTTTGGCATAAGTTCCGTTTTCAGAAGATTCTCCATCGTAAATATCCTTATATTATAGAGTTTCTTATTTTTGGTCTGATTGTACATATCGATATGCTTTTATGCATGCTCTTTTTGCCCGAAGGCCTTTTTCAAATTACGTTACACGATATATTCTTGCCGGTTATTATCCTTTATCCAATTGGGACGTATCTTCTATGTATCATTTTTTTAAGTCAATTTGAGAGAAATCGTTTATTAAAGAAACTGATGGATAGTGAAGAGAAATATCGGAAAATTGCTGAAAATACCTCTGATGTCATATGGACGGCAGACTTAGATCTCAATCTTACATATTTAAGCCCATCAGTTGAGCGTTTATTTGGCAGAAACAGCGCTGATTATATCAATATAAGCCTGGAAGACAAGTATCCTATTGATGATTTAAATAAGTTAAGATCTATTTTGAGGGAAGAACTTGAGAAAGAAACAGAAGAAACCTGTGATAAATACAGGTCAAGAATCATTGAGGTGAAGCATTACCATGCTTCCGGTTCTCTGCTCTGGATTTCAATGCATGTATCCTTTATGCGTGACGAACAAGAACAAATTTGTGGTGTGACCGGCATTATGCGGGATATCACAGAACGAAAACAAAAGGAAGAAGAAATCTTTCGTCTTGCATACTATGATCATCTTACCGGTCTGTATAACCGAAGATTTTATGAAGAAGAACTGCAGCGGATGGATGTAAAAAGAAATCTGCCTTTCACAGTTGTCATGGGCGATGTCAATGGTTTGAAACTGATTAATGATTCGTTTGGTCACCATGTTGGTGATGAACTCCTTAAGAAAGTAGCTGAAATGATAAAAAAAAGCTGCAGAGCAGATGACATTATTGCCAGATTTGGTGGAGATGAATTTGGTATTTTATTGCCTCATACGAGCGCGCCTGAAGCAGATGGAATCATTGAGCGTATCCAGGTGCTTTCATTAAACGAAAAAATCAATGGTCTGGACATTTCTATCTCATTTGGCCATGAGACGAAGGAAAAAAACACAGAAAACATCAATGATATTATTAAAAAGGCTGAAGACAATATGTATCGGAATAAGCTTTTTGAAAGCACAAGTATGAGGAGTAAGACCATAGACTTCATCATGAATGCACTGTACGAGAAAAACAATAGGGAAATGCTTCATTCCAAAAGAGTCAGCAAACTTTGTAAAGAAATTGCACTTTTATTGAAGCTTGGTAAAGAGGCTGTCGAACAGGTTGCTTTAGCCGGATTGGTGCATGATATTGGGAAAATCGGAATAGATGAGAAAATCCTTAACAGTCCGGACAAATTGAATGATGATGAATGGAATGAGATGAAGAAGCATTCTGAAATCGGTTACCGAATATTATCTTCGGCAAATGAATTTTCTGATATAGCAAGGTTTGTTCTCGAGCATCAAGAAAAGTGGGATGGGTCTGGATATCCAAAAGGTTTAGTAGGGAAGGAAATCTCATTTGAGGCCAGAATTATATCCATTGCTGACGCCTATGATGCAATGACAGGTGAAAGAACCTATGGAAAAGTATTCACGAGACAAGAAGCTTTAGAAGAAATAGAGAGATGCGCCTGTATTCATTTTGACCCTGATATTGTTGATATTTTTGTTACAAAAATGCGTAATGAAGCAAATGATGTATGTTAA
- the ltrA gene encoding group II intron reverse transcriptase/maturase has product MDDVKKAEYEGNLGCRPEDRVEPEDNGGARSIVERETKEKDGAVDLMKRLLDRENLNRAFKRVKSNGGAAGVDGMTVDEMLPWLRKHREELLQSLGNGMYRPQLVRRVEIPKPDGGVRKLGVPTVIDRMVQQALVQILQPIFEPLFSEASYGYRPGRSAQQAMKEAKEYYEQGYTRAADIDLSKYFDTMNHELLMNIIRKEVKDKRIIDLIKKFLKSGVMENGVKSKTEEGSPQGGPLSPLLSNIYLNEFDKEMERRGHKHLRYADDIAVYTKSRRAAERVLESCKQYLEKKLKLKVNSEKSKAGSPLKLKFLGFALYRTGKGTGIRVHEKSMKKFKEKLKGITKRNRGRAIQQILKELKL; this is encoded by the coding sequence GTGGACGATGTGAAGAAGGCAGAATACGAGGGAAACCTTGGCTGCCGCCCGGAAGATAGGGTGGAACCCGAAGACAACGGCGGAGCGCGGAGCATCGTTGAACGAGAAACCAAGGAAAAAGACGGTGCAGTCGACCTAATGAAAAGACTTCTGGACAGAGAAAACCTGAACAGGGCTTTCAAAAGGGTTAAGTCAAACGGTGGAGCAGCAGGAGTCGACGGAATGACCGTGGATGAAATGCTGCCCTGGCTCAGGAAACACAGAGAGGAGTTGCTACAGAGTTTAGGAAACGGGATGTACAGGCCTCAACTGGTTAGGAGAGTAGAGATACCCAAACCGGATGGAGGAGTACGAAAACTTGGTGTGCCAACGGTCATTGATCGGATGGTGCAACAGGCATTGGTGCAGATATTGCAACCAATCTTTGAACCGCTGTTTTCGGAGGCAAGCTACGGCTATCGACCGGGGCGCAGCGCACAGCAAGCCATGAAGGAAGCGAAAGAGTACTACGAACAGGGATATACCCGCGCAGCGGATATCGATCTGTCAAAATACTTCGATACGATGAATCATGAACTGCTGATGAATATAATACGCAAAGAAGTAAAAGATAAGCGGATTATAGACCTCATCAAGAAGTTTCTGAAAAGCGGAGTCATGGAGAATGGAGTGAAAAGCAAGACGGAGGAAGGCAGCCCACAGGGAGGCCCGTTATCTCCGTTACTTTCGAATATCTACCTCAATGAATTCGACAAGGAAATGGAAAGACGGGGGCACAAGCATTTGCGATACGCGGATGACATTGCTGTCTACACCAAGAGCCGCAGAGCAGCAGAACGTGTATTAGAAAGCTGTAAGCAGTACCTTGAGAAGAAACTAAAGCTGAAAGTGAACTCGGAAAAGAGTAAAGCGGGATCACCGCTGAAGCTTAAGTTCCTTGGCTTTGCCTTGTACAGGACGGGCAAAGGTACGGGAATACGGGTGCATGAAAAGTCAATGAAGAAATTCAAGGAAAAGCTCAAAGGCATCACAAAACGGAATCGCGGAAGGGCCATTCAACAGATTCTGAAGGAACTGAAGCTATAG
- a CDS encoding APC family permease: MSGVNNKLVWLRLRTMIFGHPLATKSAENQKVGVFGGIPVFGSDVISSQGYAPDAILYILILAGTAGYAASMKVTAAIVLLLFSILMLYRRTIQKYARGGGSYTVAHAYLGEKMGLLAGASLSIDYILTVAVSVSSAVENLTGIFSWLEPTPHKVLADCLIIVFMTFVNLRGMKESARLFALPVYTYILSILALVGLGVFKYLMYGVSVLPDSQALIAANTQSVTLFVFLRAMAAGTTALTGTEAVSNGVSAFKAPAQKRAINTLFVLGLIVAIGLVGLVFLASQYQLVPSDDNTIINQLGLLVFGKSLMYYLLMAGIALILMIAANTPFVGLPILLSLMARDGYAPRYFKNLGDRLVYSSGIWTLSIIGLLLIIIFHGNTHSMLPLYAIGVFISFSLTGFGLARHCIKDKPKNFRSDFIIFAFGGAISFLMFLVFLVTKFTEGAWLVAIIIPLLMVFFHIVSKVYKREIMLIKATKNDMDEFNHQIARISERRSNVNLSEYKSKIVVPVFDLNKIVLKSLLYGYEQTPLITALHVASDRERTEKLQRHWKENNIQVELEIVDSPYRATVHDLLQYLDKLENDPRYTTITLVIPEFVPPRLWQNFLHNQTGQLMKLLLLLRKSILVTSVPYHPEEK, translated from the coding sequence ATGTCTGGGGTCAACAATAAATTGGTGTGGTTAAGATTAAGAACAATGATATTTGGGCATCCCCTTGCCACGAAAAGCGCAGAAAACCAAAAGGTTGGGGTCTTTGGCGGCATTCCGGTATTTGGTTCGGATGTTATATCTTCTCAAGGTTATGCTCCGGATGCAATTTTATACATTTTAATTTTAGCGGGAACTGCAGGGTATGCAGCATCCATGAAGGTAACAGCAGCAATTGTACTATTGTTGTTTAGTATTTTAATGCTCTATCGCCGTACAATCCAAAAATATGCCAGAGGTGGCGGATCTTATACTGTTGCACATGCGTATTTAGGAGAAAAAATGGGCCTGCTGGCAGGCGCCAGTCTGAGCATTGACTATATTTTAACAGTAGCTGTTAGTGTCAGCTCGGCAGTTGAGAATCTCACCGGTATATTTAGCTGGCTGGAACCAACGCCACATAAAGTATTGGCTGATTGTCTGATCATTGTATTTATGACTTTTGTAAATTTGCGTGGGATGAAAGAATCTGCCCGTCTTTTCGCCTTGCCGGTGTACACCTATATTCTCAGTATTTTAGCGCTTGTCGGGCTTGGCGTCTTTAAATATTTGATGTATGGAGTTTCTGTCCTGCCGGATTCTCAGGCCTTGATTGCAGCGAATACCCAAAGTGTGACCCTATTTGTATTTTTGCGGGCAATGGCAGCCGGTACTACCGCGCTTACTGGAACTGAAGCTGTGAGTAACGGAGTATCAGCCTTTAAAGCCCCTGCCCAAAAGAGAGCCATTAATACACTATTTGTCCTTGGCTTGATTGTTGCGATAGGTCTTGTCGGGCTGGTATTTCTGGCAAGTCAGTATCAACTTGTTCCAAGCGATGATAATACCATCATCAACCAGCTTGGATTACTGGTTTTTGGCAAATCGTTGATGTACTATCTATTAATGGCAGGAATAGCCTTGATTTTAATGATTGCCGCGAATACGCCTTTTGTAGGACTGCCCATTCTCTTAAGTCTCATGGCCCGCGATGGGTATGCCCCACGCTATTTCAAAAACCTTGGAGATCGATTGGTATACAGTTCAGGGATTTGGACCTTGAGTATTATCGGACTGCTTTTGATTATCATTTTTCACGGGAATACGCACAGTATGCTCCCTTTGTATGCTATCGGCGTGTTTATCAGTTTCTCTCTTACGGGTTTTGGTCTGGCAAGACATTGTATCAAGGATAAACCCAAGAATTTCCGCAGCGATTTTATCATTTTTGCATTCGGTGGAGCGATATCTTTTTTGATGTTTTTGGTATTCTTAGTTACAAAGTTTACTGAAGGGGCATGGTTAGTTGCTATTATTATTCCATTGCTTATGGTATTCTTCCATATCGTCTCAAAAGTATACAAGCGGGAAATCATGCTCATTAAAGCGACAAAAAATGATATGGATGAATTTAATCATCAAATTGCCAGAATATCTGAGCGTCGTTCCAATGTGAACCTTTCGGAGTATAAAAGTAAGATTGTTGTTCCAGTGTTTGATCTGAACAAAATTGTTCTTAAATCACTCCTCTATGGTTATGAGCAAACGCCTCTCATTACAGCACTGCACGTAGCATCAGATAGGGAGAGGACAGAAAAACTGCAGAGACACTGGAAGGAAAACAATATACAAGTTGAGTTAGAGATCGTCGATTCACCTTATAGGGCTACTGTCCATGACTTGCTGCAATACCTTGATAAACTAGAAAATGACCCGCGTTATACTACGATCACTCTGGTTATTCCCGAATTTGTTCCACCAAGGCTATGGCAGAACTTCCTACACAACCAAACCGGTCAATTAATGAAACTGTTACTTTTATTACGTAAGAGTATTTTAGTTACCAGCGTACCTTATCATCCAGAGGAAAAATGA
- a CDS encoding NAD(P)-dependent malic enzyme: MSRIKNLREEALAFHAVRPGKLEVKVTVSANDRDDLTLAYSPGVAEPVKEIAKDLANLDVYTNHANYVCIVSDGTAILGLGNLGPAAAMPVMEGKALLFKAFADVDAFPICVNTNDIDKIVELVELIAPTFGGVNLEDIKAPECFEIEGKLKARNIFKGPIFHDDQHGTAVVTLAGLFNALKVVGKSIDEIKVVTNGAGAAGIAIIKLMMSMGLKNVIMCDTKGAIYKGRPEGMNKYKDEIAEKTNYEMCRGSLRDAIKGADVFIGVSAPDSIDEEMIKSMAKDPIVFAQANPIPEIWPIERALDAGAAVISTGRSDVINQINNVLAFPGMFRGAIDVRATDINDAMKIAAAQAIANCVKPEELCADYIIPSAFNPEVAAAVAAATARAAIESGIARNPIDPALVAENLKKRLANQYK; the protein is encoded by the coding sequence ATGTCCCGAATTAAAAACCTGCGTGAAGAGGCTTTGGCGTTCCACGCCGTAAGGCCTGGTAAACTTGAAGTAAAAGTAACGGTTTCGGCCAATGACAGGGACGATTTGACGCTCGCCTATTCCCCCGGAGTGGCCGAGCCTGTGAAAGAGATTGCGAAAGATTTAGCGAATCTCGATGTTTACACCAATCATGCCAACTATGTCTGTATCGTTTCTGATGGAACAGCCATTCTCGGGCTTGGCAACCTTGGTCCAGCAGCGGCTATGCCTGTCATGGAAGGAAAAGCTCTTCTGTTTAAAGCCTTTGCCGACGTTGACGCATTCCCGATTTGTGTAAATACGAATGATATTGATAAAATTGTTGAGCTTGTCGAGTTAATAGCGCCGACCTTTGGCGGTGTTAATCTTGAGGATATCAAAGCTCCAGAATGTTTTGAAATTGAAGGAAAGTTAAAAGCCCGCAATATTTTCAAAGGCCCGATCTTCCATGATGATCAGCATGGAACAGCTGTCGTTACTTTGGCGGGTCTTTTTAATGCGCTGAAAGTCGTCGGCAAGAGTATAGATGAAATCAAAGTCGTAACGAACGGCGCCGGAGCCGCCGGGATTGCAATCATCAAGCTGATGATGAGTATGGGACTGAAGAACGTTATCATGTGCGATACCAAAGGTGCGATCTATAAAGGACGCCCTGAAGGTATGAATAAATATAAGGACGAAATCGCTGAAAAGACAAATTATGAAATGTGTAGAGGTAGCCTCAGAGATGCGATCAAGGGTGCGGACGTCTTTATCGGCGTATCGGCTCCAGATTCCATTGACGAAGAGATGATTAAATCCATGGCCAAAGATCCGATCGTCTTTGCTCAGGCCAATCCGATTCCGGAAATCTGGCCGATTGAAAGAGCCCTCGATGCCGGCGCTGCTGTCATCTCGACTGGGCGCTCCGACGTTATCAATCAGATCAACAACGTTCTGGCTTTCCCGGGCATGTTTCGCGGTGCGATTGATGTCCGCGCAACCGATATCAACGATGCAATGAAAATTGCTGCCGCTCAAGCGATTGCCAACTGCGTTAAACCGGAAGAATTGTGTGCCGACTACATCATCCCAAGTGCCTTTAATCCTGAAGTTGCCGCTGCTGTCGCTGCAGCAACAGCTAGAGCGGCAATTGAATCCGGTATTGCCAGAAATCCGATTGATCCTGCGCTGGTTGCGGAGAATCTGAAGAAAAGACTGGCAAATCAGTATAAGTAG
- a CDS encoding SPL family radical SAM protein — MFTLHPDKIFYEPAVLDFELGRQLKEKFGSVPWLPIENHNNIEQLRNNPNQAFAKMKRHLIIGVRKSLNYTPNRKVSDFLVPYTSSGCSAMCLYCYLVCNYNKCSYLRLFVNREQMMAKLLKTASRSEKDIVFEIGSNSDLVLENTITGNLEWTIERFSKSEKSYLTFPTKFDMVEPILPLDHRGRIIMRMSVNPEEIIRKIEFGTASLKARIGAINRMCDAGYQVGMLIAPVVLTENWMKLYEDLIEQLAAELTPKVKEQLFIEIIFMTYSFVHRAINKDAFPNAVELFDKSLMTGRGRGKYCYREDVRAMGEQFLRKQLSKKLNRVPIIYVV; from the coding sequence ATGTTTACTTTGCACCCCGATAAAATTTTCTACGAACCTGCTGTCTTGGACTTTGAGCTCGGGAGACAGCTTAAAGAAAAATTTGGCAGTGTTCCATGGCTGCCAATTGAAAACCACAACAATATTGAGCAGCTGCGCAATAATCCTAACCAAGCATTTGCTAAAATGAAACGGCATCTTATTATCGGCGTACGGAAATCCTTAAACTACACGCCTAACCGTAAGGTCTCGGATTTCCTGGTACCATACACTTCTTCCGGCTGTAGCGCGATGTGCCTTTATTGCTATTTGGTATGCAATTACAACAAATGCTCATATCTCAGATTATTTGTCAATCGCGAGCAAATGATGGCTAAACTGCTGAAAACCGCAAGCCGTTCGGAAAAAGACATTGTTTTTGAGATCGGCAGCAATAGTGATCTTGTTTTGGAAAATACAATTACGGGGAATCTGGAATGGACGATCGAACGCTTCAGTAAAAGCGAAAAAAGCTATCTTACATTTCCTACAAAGTTTGATATGGTGGAACCGATCCTTCCTCTTGACCACAGGGGGAGAATCATTATGCGTATGAGTGTGAACCCGGAGGAGATTATCCGGAAAATTGAGTTTGGCACAGCTTCTCTAAAAGCTAGGATCGGGGCAATCAACCGGATGTGCGACGCGGGATACCAGGTAGGGATGCTGATCGCTCCCGTTGTCCTAACCGAGAACTGGATGAAGCTTTACGAGGATTTGATAGAACAGTTAGCTGCGGAGCTTACGCCAAAAGTAAAAGAACAATTATTTATTGAAATTATTTTTATGACTTACAGCTTTGTACATCGCGCAATCAATAAGGATGCGTTCCCAAATGCCGTTGAGCTGTTTGACAAATCTCTTATGACAGGGCGGGGACGGGGGAAATACTGCTACCGGGAAGATGTCAGGGCAATGGGTGAACAATTTCTGAGAAAACAGCTTTCTAAAAAACTAAATCGCGTTCCAATTATCTATGTAGTCTAA
- a CDS encoding DUF4118 domain-containing protein codes for MKKMNERGNLATPYLMSTILTSALTLLLSPMKEILGQVNISMLYLLPVLLSAACWGRWPAVFTAGIGVITFDYFFVPPYFTFTVDDFRYLISFTILMLVGFSTGTLSARLKDQIINSRQREQQVSTLYSLSRELTAVDNLEVVLDNIARKIADTLDAQVVILLPDERGELILRQSSNPEHFLNENELAAAAWVYAKGLKAGLGTEVFESPSSLYLPLLMEQGNQGVLGISLNHINRGEHINAELIRFLEAFAGLTAIAVNRIKLADEAKKAHTLAESERLRTALFNSLSHDLRTPLSSIIGAATGLIEDHDGLYSSDARHDLLQTILQGAERMKRFVNNLLDMARLESGMIKLNKDWCDMQDIMGVAVSSLGTMLTGRKLEINIPEDLPLVQADCVLIEQVIVNVLDNAVKYSEQDSAITIHVRLQSNNLEIAIANRGNPIPEADLSKVFHKFYRLSSPLQVSGSGLGLSICKGIIEAHHGNIWAENNKLSGVTITFSLPLSNECSEKVPLYEGG; via the coding sequence TTGAAAAAGATGAATGAACGGGGTAATTTAGCTACACCCTATCTGATGTCAACTATATTGACATCGGCCTTAACACTTCTCCTTTCTCCAATGAAAGAAATTCTAGGGCAGGTCAATATATCCATGCTCTATCTTCTGCCAGTTCTTTTAAGTGCTGCCTGTTGGGGCAGATGGCCAGCTGTTTTTACAGCAGGGATAGGTGTTATTACTTTTGACTACTTTTTTGTTCCACCCTATTTTACGTTTACAGTTGATGATTTTCGTTATTTAATCAGCTTTACCATATTAATGCTGGTTGGTTTTTCAACAGGTACGCTTTCTGCCCGGCTCAAGGATCAGATTATAAATTCCCGGCAACGTGAGCAGCAAGTTTCCACCCTATATTCCCTTAGTCGGGAACTTACAGCAGTTGATAATCTGGAGGTAGTTTTAGATAACATTGCCCGAAAAATCGCAGATACTTTGGACGCGCAGGTTGTTATACTACTGCCGGATGAAAGAGGAGAACTCATACTGCGGCAGAGCTCAAATCCCGAACATTTTTTGAATGAAAATGAATTGGCAGCCGCTGCCTGGGTGTATGCAAAAGGACTAAAAGCCGGGTTGGGAACAGAAGTATTCGAATCTCCAAGCTCTCTATATCTGCCGTTATTAATGGAACAAGGGAACCAAGGCGTTTTAGGAATTAGCTTGAATCACATAAATAGAGGAGAACATATAAATGCTGAGCTAATACGTTTTTTAGAAGCGTTTGCAGGTTTGACGGCTATCGCTGTCAATAGAATCAAGCTGGCTGATGAAGCAAAAAAGGCTCATACCCTAGCAGAATCAGAGCGTTTGCGAACAGCATTATTTAATTCGCTATCCCACGATTTGCGTACACCCCTTTCGTCTATTATTGGAGCCGCTACAGGATTAATCGAGGATCATGATGGTTTGTACTCCTCTGATGCGCGACATGACTTATTGCAAACAATTCTTCAAGGCGCCGAAAGAATGAAGCGATTTGTAAATAACCTGTTGGATATGGCGCGTCTAGAGAGCGGAATGATCAAATTAAATAAGGACTGGTGTGATATGCAAGATATTATGGGCGTGGCGGTAAGCAGTTTAGGGACGATGCTGACAGGTCGTAAACTGGAGATTAATATTCCCGAAGATCTGCCCCTGGTTCAAGCAGACTGTGTATTAATTGAGCAAGTCATTGTTAATGTACTGGATAATGCGGTAAAGTACTCCGAACAAGACAGTGCGATAACCATCCATGTCAGGCTGCAGTCAAACAATTTGGAAATTGCCATAGCCAATAGAGGAAATCCAATACCGGAAGCTGATCTTAGTAAGGTGTTTCATAAGTTCTACCGGCTTAGTTCACCGCTTCAAGTCAGTGGAAGTGGCTTGGGCTTATCGATCTGTAAAGGAATTATTGAAGCACATCATGGAAATATATGGGCAGAAAATAATAAACTAAGTGGCGTAACGATTACGTTCAGCTTGCCCTTGAGCAACGAATGCTCCGAAAAAGTGCCACTTTATGAAGGAGGCTAA
- a CDS encoding HpcH/HpaI aldolase/citrate lyase family protein encodes MAVMRSILYVPGNNPKMVEKAPSFPADIITLDLEDSVPPAEKENARKIIAENLKYAGSNGSQIYVRINNWETELTNDDLEAVVWEGLHGVTLAKTGHPDDVKRLDWKLEELERRRGLEVGSIKISMLLETAKGIMNAYECCMASKRNVNAIFGAVDYCRDMRIKLTSEANEQLWGRAKVGVACRAAGIVAIDAPFVAYQDIPAFEKNVADGKQMGYEGRMIIHPGQVEPSNRLYAPDPADVEWANGVVKVFEEEGIAKGKAAVSYNGKMVDTPVYLNAKDILAAQAEIEAKEA; translated from the coding sequence ATGGCTGTTATGAGATCTATTCTCTACGTACCGGGAAATAACCCGAAGATGGTTGAGAAAGCGCCAAGCTTTCCTGCTGATATCATCACACTGGATCTGGAGGATTCCGTACCACCGGCTGAAAAGGAAAATGCACGCAAAATTATTGCCGAGAATCTGAAATATGCCGGTTCCAATGGTTCCCAGATTTATGTCAGAATCAACAACTGGGAAACAGAATTAACCAACGATGACCTTGAGGCTGTCGTTTGGGAAGGTCTTCATGGCGTAACGCTTGCCAAGACTGGACATCCTGATGATGTCAAACGTCTGGACTGGAAGCTCGAAGAGCTGGAGCGCCGCCGTGGTCTGGAAGTTGGTTCCATCAAAATTTCTATGCTGCTGGAAACAGCAAAAGGAATCATGAATGCGTATGAGTGCTGTATGGCTAGCAAACGTAACGTGAATGCTATTTTTGGCGCTGTAGATTATTGCCGCGACATGCGGATCAAACTAACCTCCGAAGCGAATGAGCAGCTGTGGGGACGCGCCAAAGTCGGTGTTGCCTGCCGTGCAGCCGGTATTGTCGCAATTGACGCACCGTTTGTTGCTTATCAGGATATTCCCGCTTTCGAAAAGAACGTTGCCGATGGCAAACAGATGGGCTATGAAGGCCGTATGATTATTCATCCGGGCCAGGTTGAGCCGTCCAACCGTCTGTATGCTCCGGATCCGGCCGATGTAGAATGGGCTAACGGCGTTGTCAAAGTGTTTGAAGAAGAGGGTATTGCCAAAGGAAAAGCAGCCGTATCCTACAACGGTAAAATGGTGGATACTCCCGTATACCTGAATGCCAAAGATATTCTGGCTGCTCAGGCTGAGATTGAAGCGAAAGAAGCTTGA
- a CDS encoding response regulator translates to MEKRGQRILIIDDEIQIRRFLRVSLTSHGYDVQDTGMGKAGFDKVFTFHPELVILDLGLPDMSGIEVLSRIREWSKVPIIILSVQEQETDKVTALDNGADDYVTKPFGMGELLARMRATLRHATGVEEEPILRFDDLVIDFSHRQIKVNQREIKLTPTEYELMKSLALNAGKVLTHKYLLRTVWGPEYETSIQYLRVFMGQIRRKIETDPSRPRHIITEPGVGFRLL, encoded by the coding sequence ATGGAGAAGAGGGGGCAGCGTATATTAATTATTGATGATGAAATTCAAATCCGCAGATTTCTGCGCGTCAGTCTAACCAGCCATGGCTATGACGTGCAAGATACAGGAATGGGTAAAGCAGGTTTCGATAAGGTTTTTACATTCCATCCGGAACTGGTGATTTTAGATTTAGGGCTGCCTGATATGAGTGGCATTGAGGTGCTAAGCAGGATACGGGAATGGTCCAAAGTTCCAATCATTATTCTTTCAGTTCAGGAACAAGAAACGGATAAGGTTACGGCACTTGACAATGGAGCCGATGACTATGTTACAAAACCTTTTGGCATGGGTGAATTACTTGCCCGGATGAGGGCGACATTACGTCATGCCACCGGCGTTGAAGAGGAACCAATATTGAGGTTCGATGATTTGGTTATCGACTTCTCACATCGCCAAATTAAAGTTAATCAAAGAGAAATCAAACTTACGCCTACAGAATATGAACTGATGAAAAGTTTAGCACTGAATGCCGGCAAAGTTCTGACTCACAAGTATTTATTACGAACGGTTTGGGGACCGGAATACGAAACGAGTATTCAATATTTACGCGTCTTTATGGGACAAATCAGACGGAAAATTGAGACTGATCCATCACGTCCCCGCCATATCATTACTGAACCGGGGGTTGGGTTCAGGTTATTGTAG